The Pagrus major chromosome 17, Pma_NU_1.0 genome includes a region encoding these proteins:
- the aldh5a1 gene encoding succinate-semialdehyde dehydrogenase, mitochondrial, which produces MSALCVLRTRCFPRQVSGLPAAMQRHYSLDVSAPLLRTQGYIDGRWVSAASVFPVLDPATGKEITRVSDFGPAEAKQAVDAAYKAFHSWKQCTAKERSILLRKWFDLLTLHKEDLAKLVTFESGKPMREALGEITYAASFLEWFSEEARRVYGDIVPSPAKDRKILLLKQPVGVASIITPWNFPSAMITRKVGAALAAGCTVVVKPAEDTPLSALALAELAEQAGIPAGVFNVVPCSREKTPSVGEVLCTDPLVAKISFTGSTATGKVLLKMAADTVKKASMELGGHAPFIVFDSADVDKAVAGAMGSKFRNSGQTCVCSNRFLVQSGIHDRFMEKLGQAMDSELRVGHGSEPETTQGPLINARAAEKVAHQVSDAVSRGAKVLKGGKRLDGSFMEPTLLANVSTEMLCMKEETFGPLLPVIRFDTEEEALAIANASNVGLASYCYSQDVSQIWRVAEALEAGIVGINEGLLSTPEASFGGVKQSGLGCEGSKHGIKEYLEVKYVCFGGLKP; this is translated from the exons ATGTCCGCTCTCTGTGTGCTGAGGACCCGCTGCTTCCCCCGGCAGGTCTCCGGCCTGCCCGCCGCCATGCAGAGACACTACAGCCTGGACGTCTCCGCCCCGCTGCTGCGGACGCAGGGCTACATAGACGGCCGCTGGGTCTCCGCAGCCTCGGTGTTCCCGGTGCTGGACCCGGCCACAGGGAAGGAGATAACCCGGGTGTCAGACTTTGGCCCGGCTGAGGCCAAGCAGGCTGTGGACGCTGCGTACAAGGCGTTTCACTCCTGGAAGCAGTGCACTGCTAAG GAGAGGAGCATCCTGCTGAGGAAGTGGTTCGACCTGCTGACGCTGCACAAAGAAGACTTGGCCAAACTGGTCACATTCGAGAGT gggAAGCCCATGCGGGAGGCTCTCGGGGAGATCACGTACGCCGCCTCCTTCCTGGAGTGGTTTTCGGAGGAGGCCCGGCGAGTGTACGGCGACATCGTCCCGTCACCCGCCAAAGACCGAAAGATCCTCCTCCTCAAGCAGCCTGTGGGCGTCGCCTCCATCATCACACCG TGGAACTTCCCGAGCGCGATGATCACCAGGAAGGTCGGAGCCGCTCTGGCAGCCGGCTGCACCGTGGTGGTCAAACCAGCCGAGGACACGCCGCTGTCGGCGCTCGCTCTGGCTGAG CTGGCAGAGCAGGCCGGGATCCCTGCGGGGGTGTTTAACGTGGTTCCTTGTTCCAGAGAGAAGACTCCTTCCGTCGGGGAGGTTCTCTGCACCGACCCTCTGGTGGCCAAAATCTCCTTCACTGGCTCCACCGCCACCGGCAAG gtgctgctgaaaatggctGCCGACACAGTGAAGAAGGCGTCCATGGAGCTGGGAGGCCACGCCCCCTTCATCGTGTTCGACAGCGCTGATGTCGACAAGGCGGTGGCCGGAGCCATGGGCTCCAAATTCAGGAACTCTGGACAG ACGTGCGTGTGCTCCAACCGCTTCCTGGTGCAGAGCGGCATCCACGACCGCTTCATGGAGAAACTGGGCCAAGCGATGGACTCCGAGCTCCGCGTGGGTCACGGCTCAGAGCCCGAAACTACCCAGGGGCCGCTCATCAACGccagagctgcagagaag GTGGCCCACCAGGTGTCAGACGCAGTGTCCAGAGGAGCGAAGGTGTTGAAGGGCGGGAAGCGTCTGGACGGGTCCTTCATGGAGCCCACGCTGCTCGCCAACGTCTCCACAGAGATGCTCTGCATGAAGGAGGAAACGTTCGGCCCGCTGCTGCCCGTCATCAG GTTCGACACGGAGGAGGAGGCTCTGGCTATCGCTAACGCATCTAATGTTGGGCTGGCAA GTTACTGCTACTCGCAGGATGTGAGTCAGATCTGGCGGGTGGCGGAGGCGTTGGAGGCGGGGATCGTCGGAATCAACGAGGGGCTCCTGTCCACCCCGGAGGCGTCGTTCGGCGGCGTCAAACAGTCCGGTCTGGGCTGCGAAGGCTCCAAGCACGGCATCAAAGAGTATCTGGAGGTCAAGTACGTGTGCTTCGGAGGGCTAAAACCCTGA
- the kiaa0319 gene encoding uncharacterized protein kiaa0319, whose protein sequence is MSCISADSTLLVFSLNRSRTSVEPMSPSDEPACDLWLTGLTGLTGLSMESQTDSGDPEDDGGSEIICGRKVRLFSVTEQRVVSLLLGGAPAALSGRVVLKLSGFSCRDGAGGINMWEKMFLLLLHSVEAVVASQCWQGATFSEAVVSPAVESSGILRVPGVASLPQCVAACCDLPGYDLAWLFEGRCYILNCQQRENCRPRERPGSDSVLAFLRRASPQTLVLQSLVRGEPYSGRWRPLSRSSEAPGDLEALKDLALFNGPRQDFSDPGMLDVEYSEGSQEERGGPGSEVEATEQPSLKGGDGFNQSEAEVGPERESSMAQNRGSSGGNISQGDEDKTRRPTAEPPAAEKTTETESSADPTSATLLLPQKPTTDSTQRNHIRMLLPTSATPHQPISTSIQPDRPLTVSLGNPAEPTLPTVKPSVSPEPTTDMLKMFQSAVGAPPTSSHPPARAVTSDPTTTSAPSTDPPTTTQPSTTTAAESVSEVRGSNRGPLAVVGPDRKLSLPVSSLLLNGSGSTDDHGIVSYHWDAVSGPPGLKLEGGDQEVATATGLRVGRYTFRLTVCDQEGATDSAALTVRVQEARSLPPVAHASGSHTLALPNNSLVLRGSVTDGDQAEVHYLWVRDSQSPAAGDVLYGSDTQASLYLANLVEGTYLFQLRVTDAQGRSSSATATVEVRPEPGGGEEVELEMLVSVSQVSVAQRDTVVRQLAALLHVLDSDIQVRALQGHSHLSTVLRFSVRGPSGPVFGSRLVGLLRNQLLREKSDYLLFRVLRVDTVLCLLRCSGRGQCDPISKECTCDPFWTENLIRRYLGDGESNCEWRVLYVILTSFMLMVFILSVSWTVICCCKRRRQTKVRKKTKYTILDNMDEQERVELRPKFSIKHRSTEHNSSLMMSESELDSDQDTIFSRDRPVRSRNRLSTQAVRNGNAFG, encoded by the exons ATGTCGTGTATTTCCGCTGACTCGACACTGCTCGTGTTTTCTCTGAACAGATCCAGAACCAGCGTGGAACCAATGAGCCCCAGTGACGAACCAGCGTGTGACCTGTGGCTGACTGGGCTGACTGGGCTGACTGGGCTCAGCATGGAGAGCCA AACCGACAGCGGCGACCCGGAGGATGACGGAGGTTCGGAG ATTATCTGCGGGAGGAAGGTGCGTTTGTTTTCTGTCACCGAGCAGCGtgttgtctctctgctgctgggCGGGGCTCCGGCGGCGCTGTCCGGCCGCGTGGTGCTGAAACTGTCCGGGTTCAGCTGCAGAGACGGTgctggaggaa TAAACATGTGGGAgaaaatgtttctgctgctgcttcacagtgTTGAAG ctgtagtGGCGTCTCAGTGCTGGCAGGGGGCGACCTTCTCCGAGGCGGTGGTGTCTCCGGCGGTGGAGAGCAGCGGTATCCTGCGGGTACCGGGAGTGGCGTCTCTGCCGCAGTGCGTGGCGGCGTGCTGCGACCTGCCGGGTTACGATCTGGCCTGGCTGTTCGAGGGCCGCTGCTACATCCTGAACTGCCAGCAGAGGGAGAACTGCCGGCCCCGAGAGCGACCCGGGTCCGACTCTGTCCTCGCCTTCCTGCGTAGAGCGTCACCACAGACGCTGGTACTGCAGTCTCTGGTGAGAGGGGAGCCCTACAGTGGTCGCTGGAGGCCCCTCTCGAGGTCCTCTGAGGCCCCCGGGGACCTGGAGGCCCTGAAGGACCTCGCCCTGTTCAACGGGCCCCGGCAGGACTTCTCTGACCCAGGCATGCTGGATGTGGAGTACTCAGAGGGAAGccaggaggagaggggagggccCGGCTCAGAGGTGGAAGCGACAGAGCAGCCGTCCTTGAAAGGAGGAGACGggttcaaccaatcagaggcagaggtcGGTCCAGAGAGGGAAAGCAGCATGGCCCAGAATAGAGGCTCCTCTGGGGGGAACATCAGTCAGGGAGACGAGGACAAAACCAGGAGACCGACGGCAGAACCGcctgctgcagagaaaaca actgaaacagagagCAGCGCTGATCCGACATCAGCGACACTGTTACTACCACAGAAACCAACAACTGACTCCACCCAACGCAACCATATAAGGATGTTACTTCCCACATCTGCCACGCCTCATCAGCCCATCAGCACGTCGATACAGCCAG ATCGACCCCTGACGGTGTCCCTTGGAAACCCTGCAGAGCCGACGCTACCCACAGTTAAACCTTCAGTTTCTCCTGAACCTACAACTg ACATGTTGAAGATGTTCCAGTCAGCAGTCGGAGCTCCACCCACGTCCAGCCACCCTCCAGCCAgagctgtgacctctgaccccaccaccacctcagCTCCCAGCACCGACCCTCCAACAACCACCCAGCCCTCCACTACGACCGCTGCAGAGTCTG TATCAGAGGTCAGGGGGTCAAACCGTGGCCCGCTGGCCGTCGTGGGTCCTGACAGGAAGTTGTCTCTCCCTGTAAGCAGCTTGTTGCTCAACGGCAGCGGAAGCACCGATGACCACGGCATCGTCAGCTATCACTGGGATGCCGTCAG CGGTCCTCCGGGGTTAAAGCTGGAGGGAGGCGACCAGGAAGTAGCCACGGCGACAGGTCTTCGGGTTGGACGCTACACCTTcagactgactgtgtgtgaccaGGAGGGGGCGACTGACAGCGCTGCACTGACTGTCCGGGTCCAGGAAG CCAGAAGTCTTCCTCCCGTCGCTCACGCCAGCGGCAGCCACACTCTCGCTCTGCCCAACAACTCTCTGGTCCTCCGAGGCTCCGTGACGGACGGAGACCAGGCGGAGGTCCACTACCTGTGGGTCAGAGACAGCCAGAGTCCTGCTGCTGGG gACGTGCTGTACGGCTCAGACACTCAGGCCTCTCTGTACCTGGCCAACCTGGTTGAGGGCACCTACCTGTTCCAGCTGCGGGTGACCGACGCTCAGGGCCGCTCTAGCAGCGCCACGGCCACCGTGGAGGTCCGACCAG AGCCtggtggtggagaggaggtggagctggagatgTTGGTGTCGGTGTCTCAGGTCAGTGTGGCTCAGAGGGACACGGTGGTCCGACAGCTCGCCGCTCTGCTCCACGTCCTCGACAGCGACATCCAGGTCCGAGCACTGCAGGGCCACTCGCACCTCAG cacagTGTTGCGGTTCTCGGTGCGAGGCCCCTCGGGGCCGGTTTTCGGCTCCAGGCTGGTGGGTCTGCTGAGAAACCAGCTGCTCAGAGAGAAGAGCGACTACCTGCTGTTCAGAGTCCTGAGAGTCGACACTGTCT TGTGCCTGCTCCGCTGTTCGGGGCGTGGCCAGTGTGATCCAATCAGCAAGGAGTGCACCTGCGACCCCTTCTGGACGGAGAACCTGATTCGTCGTTACCTTGGCGACGGAGAGAGCAACTGTG AGTGGAGGGTGCTGTACGTCATCCTGACCAGCTTCATGCTCATGGTCTTCATCCTGTCCGTCAGCTGGACCGTCATCTGCTGCTGCAAGAG GAGGAGACAGACGAAGGTGAGGAAGAAAACCAAGTACACCATCCTGGACAACATGGATGAACAGGAGAGGGTGGAGCTCCGGCCCAAATTCA GTATCAAACACCGCAGCACGGAGCACAACTCCAGCCTGATGATGTCAGAGTCCGAGCTGGACAGCGACCAGGACACCATCTTCAGTCGGGACCGACCCGTCCGCAGCAGGAACCGGCTCAGCACCCAGGCCGTCCGCAACGGAAACGCCTTCGGATGA